The stretch of DNA cagtcggcaaagcctttgccacctgttttaggcctttgccgactgcttttggcagtcggcaaagaacagTAGTGACCGGCACTGGCGCTGGCACCGCCGGCGGCAGCAGCACCGGCGTCGGGTCTAGGAGGCGCAGGTATTGCTTGATGCCGTGGAAATGCCATGGGACGAGCAAGGTAAGGAACGGCAGAGGAACATGTCCTGCGTTAAGCAGGCGCACGTTGTTGCCGGCGTCCGCGTACCCAAAGAAAGTCGGCGGCAGCGTCGGCACGACGTCCCGGTCGACGATGACGCGCTGCACCGAGACGCGGCGTTTCCCGGCGACGAGCTCGTCGCAGAACGCCTGGTTGCCTACGCGGGGGGCCGCAAATGTCACGGCTCTGACGACCACCCCGCcgggcagcgccgccgcggggtCGGCGGCGTCCCACGCGGCGGTGAGCAGGGCCAGCGCGCCGCCGAGGCAGTGACCGGTGGCTGTCACGCGGATGCCTTCGCCGGGGTACCTGTTTCTCAGGTACGTTACCAGGCGGCTGAGCTCGGCGAGGACCTGGCTGCGCGCGCTAGTACGCATGTTGCAGGCGTCGCAGCTGGACGTGTACAAGCTCTCGAACCCTCTCTCCACCTGAACCTCAGGACGACGAGCTTGCTGCCCCTgcccgccgccatggatcggaACGAGGACCGCCTGCAAGTCCTTCAACAGCTCGTCCAGCGTCGACGTGCCGCGCCACACGACCGCGATGTCCCGGTAGCCGACGCGGTCGCGCTCGGCGTCGGTAGCGACGGCGACGTAGCCGATCCAGTGCTGCTTGTGTGGGCAATCGTTTTCTTCGTttacgccgccgccgtcgccggtgAGGATGTTGACGGTAGCGTAGAGGAACGAGGTGGCGACGTAGCCGTTGCCGCCGAGGCCGAGGGCGGGCAGCAGGTCGGTGAGGGGATAGCGGCTGGTGCCATTGTGGCTGTCGTAGGCGTCATAGGCGGCCTGGGCGAGCTTGCAGTAGTTGAGGACCTGGCCTTCATCAGCgtccatattttttttttgtctgtgAATGTGTGCGCTTGTGTGAAGGTCTACTAGGGCAACAACTTCCTCCTGTATTGGTGCATCATACACGGTGCGTGCATCTATACACGGCATTTATAGCCACTAGCTAGCCGCTTTGGCCCTTGGTACACTGTATATCGTCGCAGCCCAGGGCTCCATCGATGAGATGCATTATATTCTATGGCAAGTCTATTCCATTCTCAACTCGATATAATTTAAGATGTGTGTAGACATTAGAAAAACACTTAAACCATTAACCACTAACTCACATAAGTATTGGGTGTGCTTGCTCTATAAAACTAATAATAGTATGCTCTCTTGTGCAATAGTTTCAAACAAATATGATTTCAAGAATTTTTTTTCTTCCAAAACACCCTGGTGCAAATGCAGATATAGTTATGTACATGGATGCATGTACACCTCTACAAACACACGCACAGAATACATACATACTCTATatatccctatatatatatggtgttgatgcaaaacggatctgcaaacacaaagggctaatacccgattcgaacgttaaggcgtgccagccgatttgaccttactatcggcaaaggtgataactcgaatactttagtcctgacaacagcgatgcgcccggatgtcacggctaagaggtactcacgcggaactcaagaatacgtcgagcttaagtcgacaaattcctaagaactcgtaataaaaagaaaaaagtatgacgaagtcgtcgaaaagtagatgctggaatatgagtaaaaacgt from Sorghum bicolor cultivar BTx623 chromosome 8, Sorghum_bicolor_NCBIv3, whole genome shotgun sequence encodes:
- the LOC8070169 gene encoding phospholipase A1-Igamma1, chloroplastic translates to MDADEGQVLNYCKLAQAAYDAYDSHNGTSRYPLTDLLPALGLGGNGYVATSFLYATVNILTGDGGGVNEENDCPHKQHWIGYVAVATDAERDRVGYRDIAVVWRGTSTLDELLKDLQAVLVPIHGGGQGQQARRPEVQVERGFESLYTSSCDACNMRTSARSQVLAELSRLVTYLRNRYPGEGIRVTATGHCLGGALALLTAAWDAADPAAALPGGVVVRAVTFAAPRVGNQAFCDELVAGKRRVSVQRVIVDRDVVPTLPPTFFGYADAGNNVRLLNAGHVPLPFLTLLVPWHFHGIKQYLRLLDPTPVLLPPAVPAPVPVAKGSLPTAFFGQVAKLE